From one Nocardioides yefusunii genomic stretch:
- the dusB gene encoding tRNA dihydrouridine synthase DusB: MVSAAPALPTELVLGNVRVDTPVVLAPMAGITNAAYRRLCAEQGAGLYVCEMITSRGLVEGDEHTKQMLVFDELETVRSVQLYGTDPKYVGEAAEILCNEYGVAHVDLNFGCPVPKVTRKGGGGVLPYKRGLLAEILESAVAATSKYDVPLTIKTRMGIDDDNLTYLDAGRIAQESGVAAIALHGRTVEQAYSGVANWDAIAELVQHVDIPVLGNGDIWEAADAVRMIQHTGAAGVVVGRGCLGRPWLFRDLAAAFAGEPTTALPTLGEVAGMMRRHAELLCDLMGEEKGCKEFRKHISWYLKGFGAGGSLRHSLGLVDTLEHLDEMLADLDWNEPFPASELGAPRGRQGAPRKRIVMPEGWLDDADGRGIHTVEDADEASGG; this comes from the coding sequence ATGGTCTCTGCAGCACCCGCTCTCCCCACCGAGCTCGTCCTGGGCAACGTCCGGGTCGACACCCCTGTGGTGCTCGCGCCGATGGCGGGCATCACCAACGCCGCCTACCGCCGTCTCTGCGCCGAGCAGGGGGCCGGCCTCTACGTCTGCGAGATGATCACCTCGCGTGGTCTCGTCGAGGGTGACGAGCACACCAAGCAGATGCTCGTCTTCGACGAGCTGGAGACCGTCCGTTCGGTCCAGCTCTACGGCACCGACCCCAAGTACGTCGGCGAGGCTGCGGAGATCCTCTGCAACGAGTACGGCGTCGCGCACGTCGACCTCAACTTCGGCTGTCCGGTCCCCAAGGTGACCCGCAAGGGTGGCGGCGGTGTCCTGCCCTACAAGCGGGGCCTGCTCGCCGAGATCCTCGAGTCCGCGGTTGCGGCAACCTCGAAGTACGACGTCCCGTTGACGATCAAGACCCGCATGGGCATCGACGACGACAACCTGACCTACCTCGACGCGGGCCGGATCGCGCAGGAGAGCGGCGTCGCCGCGATCGCCCTGCACGGCCGCACCGTGGAGCAGGCCTACTCCGGCGTCGCCAACTGGGACGCGATCGCCGAGCTGGTCCAGCACGTCGACATTCCGGTCCTGGGCAACGGCGACATCTGGGAGGCCGCTGACGCGGTCCGGATGATCCAGCACACCGGGGCCGCCGGCGTCGTCGTCGGTCGTGGTTGTCTGGGGCGTCCGTGGCTCTTCCGCGACCTCGCGGCGGCCTTCGCCGGTGAGCCGACCACCGCGCTCCCCACCCTGGGTGAGGTCGCCGGCATGATGCGTCGTCACGCCGAGCTCCTCTGTGACCTGATGGGTGAGGAGAAGGGCTGCAAGGAGTTCCGCAAGCACATCTCCTGGTACCTCAAGGGCTTCGGTGCCGGCGGCAGTCTGCGCCACAGCCTCGGCCTGGTCGACACCCTGGAGCACCTCGACGAGATGCTGGCCGACCTGGACTGGAACGAGCCGTTCCCGGCCTCCGAGCTCGGCGCTCCGCGCGGTCGCCAGGGCGCTCCCCGCAAGCGGATCGTGATGCCGGAAGGATGGCTCGACGACGCCGACGGCCGCGGCATCCACACCGTCGAGGACGCCGACGAGGCCAGCGGCGGCTGA
- a CDS encoding glycine--tRNA ligase: protein MAKAPASIVDTVVSLAKRRGFVFPCGEIYGGTRSAWDYGPLGVELKENIKRQWWKAMVQGREDVVGLDSSIILPRETWVASGHVATFNDPLTECLSCHKRFRADHLQEAVAEKKGIENPDDVPMAEIACANCGTRGQWTEPKEFSGMLKTHLGVTEDESGLHYLRPETAQGIFLNFANVVTSSRKKPPFGIAQIGKSFRNEITPGNFIFRTREFEQMEMEFFVKPGEDDEWHQYWINERLNWYVDLGVNRDNLRLFEHPLEKLSHYSKGTTDIEYRFRFAGSEWGELEGIANRTDYDLSTHAQHSGADLRYYDQANDERYTPYVIEPAAGLSRSLMTFLVDAYTEDEAPNTKGGVDKRVVLKLDPRLAPVKVAVLPLSRNADLSPKAKALAEELRRNWNVEFDDSGAIGRRYRRQDEIGTPFCVTVDFDTLEDNAVTVRERDTMNQERVSLDGISAYFAAKLIGC from the coding sequence GTGGCCAAGGCCCCCGCATCGATCGTCGACACCGTCGTCTCCCTCGCCAAGCGCCGAGGTTTCGTGTTCCCGTGCGGCGAGATCTACGGCGGAACCCGGTCCGCCTGGGACTACGGCCCGCTCGGAGTGGAGCTGAAGGAGAACATCAAGCGTCAGTGGTGGAAGGCCATGGTCCAGGGCCGCGAGGACGTCGTCGGCCTTGACTCCTCCATCATTCTGCCGCGTGAGACCTGGGTCGCCTCGGGTCACGTCGCCACCTTCAACGACCCGCTGACCGAGTGCCTCTCGTGCCACAAGCGCTTCCGCGCCGACCACCTCCAGGAGGCCGTCGCGGAGAAGAAGGGCATCGAGAACCCCGACGACGTCCCGATGGCCGAGATCGCCTGTGCCAACTGTGGCACCCGCGGCCAGTGGACCGAGCCGAAGGAGTTCTCGGGCATGCTCAAGACCCACCTCGGTGTCACCGAGGACGAGTCGGGCCTGCACTACCTCCGCCCCGAGACCGCCCAGGGCATCTTCCTCAACTTCGCCAACGTCGTGACCTCCTCGCGCAAGAAGCCGCCGTTCGGCATCGCGCAGATCGGCAAGTCGTTCCGCAACGAGATCACGCCGGGCAACTTCATCTTCCGCACCCGCGAGTTCGAGCAGATGGAGATGGAGTTCTTCGTCAAGCCGGGTGAGGACGACGAGTGGCACCAGTACTGGATCAACGAGCGCCTCAACTGGTACGTCGACCTCGGTGTCAACCGCGACAACCTGCGCCTCTTCGAGCACCCGCTGGAGAAGCTGTCGCACTACTCCAAGGGCACCACGGACATCGAGTACCGCTTCCGCTTCGCCGGTTCGGAGTGGGGTGAGCTCGAGGGCATCGCCAACCGCACCGACTACGACCTCTCGACCCACGCCCAGCACTCCGGCGCTGACCTGCGTTACTACGACCAGGCCAACGACGAGCGCTACACGCCGTACGTCATCGAGCCGGCGGCTGGTCTGTCGCGTTCGCTGATGACCTTCCTCGTCGACGCGTACACCGAGGACGAGGCCCCCAACACCAAGGGTGGCGTCGACAAGCGTGTCGTGCTCAAGCTCGACCCGCGCCTGGCTCCGGTCAAGGTCGCCGTCCTGCCGCTCTCGCGCAACGCCGACCTCTCGCCCAAGGCCAAGGCCCTGGCCGAGGAACTGCGTCGCAACTGGAACGTCGAGTTCGACGACTCCGGTGCCATCGGCCGTCGTTACCGTCGTCAGGACGAGATCGGTACCCCGTTCTGCGTCACCGTCGACTTCGACACCCTTGAGGACAACGCGGTCACCGTCCGCGAGCGCGACACCATGAACCAGGAGCGCGTCTCCCTCGACGGCATCTCGGCGTACTTCGCCGCGAAGCTGATCGGCTGCTGA